Genomic segment of Tissierellales bacterium:
AATATGTGTGTAATCATCTAAAATATCCATAGCCTTCTCTACATTCTCATTATCTTCAATCTCCCTGATTTGTATAGATGGATATTCAAACACTGTAGCACCTAGGTTTGATAGTTTATCTACTAATTTGCTACTCTGCGCCCTAGCCCTTGTAACTACAATCTTTTGACCATAAAGTGGTCTCTTTTCAAAAAATTCAAGTTTCTCTCTTAAATCAACCACATCTCCTACAACTATGAGACTTGGCGCTTTAATATTCTCTTCTTTAACAACATCTACTATATCTCTCAAATTTCCCGTCACAACTCTTTGGTTACTTCTAGTAGCCCAGTTTACTATAGCTACCGGAGTACCTTCATCTAGTCCATTTGATTTCAAATTGCAAACTATTTTCTCTAAATTTTTCATTCCCATGAGAAAGACTAGAGTACCCTTAAGTTTCGATATAGCCTCCCAAGGATGCTCTTCATCCTCATTTGAAAAATGGCCTGTAAATACGTGAAACGATGTCGCTATATTTCTATACGTTATAGGAATACCAGCATAAGCTAGCCCTCCAATAGAAGATGAAATTCCCGGAACCACCTCAAATTCAACACCTCTATCATTTAAGATAACTCCTTCTTCTCCGCCTCTTCCAAATACATAGGGATCTCCGCCTTTAAGCCTGACAACCATTTTGCCTAGCTTAGCTTCATCAACTAGCAATTGATTTATATCCTCTTGTTTCATAGTGTGAGCATTGGCTTTTTTGCCCACGTATACAAATTCACACGAATCTTTAGCATACTCTAGTAACTTAGGATTTGAAAGTCTATCGTAAACAATTACATCTGCATTTTTGACCACATTCATCCCTCTGAGCGTTATGAGCTCTACATCACCAGGTCCTGCTCCAACTAAATAAACCTTATTTGTCATCAGAATTCACC
This window contains:
- the cobA gene encoding uroporphyrinogen-III C-methyltransferase yields the protein MTNKVYLVGAGPGDVELITLRGMNVVKNADVIVYDRLSNPKLLEYAKDSCEFVYVGKKANAHTMKQEDINQLLVDEAKLGKMVVRLKGGDPYVFGRGGEEGVILNDRGVEFEVVPGISSSIGGLAYAGIPITYRNIATSFHVFTGHFSNEDEEHPWEAISKLKGTLVFLMGMKNLEKIVCNLKSNGLDEGTPVAIVNWATRSNQRVVTGNLRDIVDVVKEENIKAPSLIVVGDVVDLREKLEFFEKRPLYGQKIVVTRARAQSSKLVDKLSNLGATVFEYPSIQIREIEDNENVEKAMDILDDYTHIVFTSINGVNIFFERLFDRGFDSRDLANSKLIAVGSATKRALRNYGLNADWMPENYDGDSLANGLREMLKSDHRVLIPRAKNGRADLIDSISEVCKADEVILYESVVDESNVSELNETIKKNDIDYITFTSSST